A stretch of the Teredinibacter haidensis genome encodes the following:
- the trpE gene encoding anthranilate synthase component I — MTPEQFSQLAAQGYNRIPVTREVLADTETPLSSYLKLADGPYSYLFESVQGGEKWGRYSIIGLPARERLEARENTVQIIRDGSVIEQLESDDPLEFVKVYQARHKVPELEGLPNFSGGLVGYFAYDCVRYVERRLADSVPTDEIGTPDILLTVSDEVLVFDNLQGKLHLIVHVNPTQEGTLAQAQARLDALERQLGQGLVNLPAMPRPQNKQGPTESEGDFVSSYGRQPFIDDVNRIKEYILAGDTMQVVVSQRLSHPFEVPPINLYRALRCLNPSPYMYFLNLGDHHVVGSSPEILARLENGEMTVRPIAGTRRRGYSEEEDLAMEKDLVNDPKEIAEHLMLIDLGRNDVGRVAQIGSVKLTEKMVVERFSHVMHITSNVTGQLKPELDAIDVLRAALPAGTLSGAPKIRAMEIIDELEPVKRGIYGGAVGYLSWHGNMDTAIAIRTAVIKNGRVYVQAGAGVVADSVPELEWKETMNKARAVFSAVDWVNTAE; from the coding sequence ATGACGCCCGAACAGTTTTCTCAGTTGGCCGCTCAAGGCTACAACCGTATACCGGTAACCCGTGAAGTTTTGGCTGATACCGAAACGCCGCTTTCGAGCTATCTGAAATTGGCCGATGGCCCATATTCCTACCTGTTTGAATCGGTACAGGGAGGCGAAAAGTGGGGGCGTTATTCCATTATCGGCCTGCCCGCACGAGAAAGGTTGGAGGCACGGGAGAACACCGTCCAGATTATCCGCGACGGTAGCGTTATCGAGCAGCTGGAATCTGACGATCCTCTGGAGTTTGTGAAAGTCTATCAGGCGCGGCACAAGGTTCCTGAGCTAGAAGGCCTGCCCAATTTTAGTGGTGGTTTAGTGGGTTATTTTGCCTACGATTGCGTTCGCTATGTGGAACGGCGGCTCGCCGACTCTGTGCCGACCGATGAAATTGGAACACCAGACATTTTACTGACGGTATCCGATGAGGTTCTGGTATTCGATAACCTTCAGGGTAAGCTACACCTGATCGTGCACGTTAATCCGACGCAAGAGGGGACGCTGGCTCAAGCTCAGGCTCGCTTGGATGCATTGGAGCGGCAGTTGGGCCAAGGTTTGGTTAACTTGCCAGCCATGCCCCGTCCACAGAACAAGCAGGGCCCCACCGAGAGCGAAGGCGACTTTGTATCCAGTTATGGGCGTCAACCCTTCATTGATGATGTCAATCGTATTAAAGAATACATCTTAGCGGGTGATACTATGCAGGTGGTGGTGTCTCAGCGTTTGTCTCACCCGTTCGAGGTGCCGCCTATTAATCTCTACCGAGCGTTGCGCTGTCTGAATCCATCGCCCTATATGTATTTCCTGAATTTGGGCGATCACCATGTGGTGGGATCCAGCCCGGAAATCCTGGCGCGGCTGGAAAATGGCGAAATGACCGTTCGCCCCATTGCTGGTACTCGTCGCCGAGGTTATAGCGAAGAAGAAGATCTGGCGATGGAAAAGGATCTGGTGAATGATCCAAAAGAAATAGCAGAGCATCTGATGCTGATCGACCTGGGCCGCAACGATGTGGGCCGTGTGGCGCAAATTGGCAGCGTTAAACTTACCGAAAAAATGGTGGTCGAACGTTTTTCACATGTGATGCATATTACCTCCAATGTAACAGGCCAGCTCAAGCCGGAACTGGATGCGATTGATGTTTTGCGCGCGGCACTACCGGCAGGAACCCTTTCCGGAGCGCCTAAAATTCGTGCGATGGAAATTATTGATGAACTGGAGCCGGTTAAACGCGGCATATACGGCGGTGCGGTGGGGTATCTTTCCTGGCACGGTAATATGGACACTGCCATTGCGATTCGTACGGCGGTGATCAAAAACGGCAGAGTTTATGTTCAGGCCGGGGCTGGCGTGGTTGCTGACTCTGTTCCCGAGCTGGAATGGAAAGAAACCATGAACAAGGCACGAGCAGTATTTTCTGCGGTAGACTGGGTAAATACTGCGGAGTAG
- the rpe gene encoding ribulose-phosphate 3-epimerase: MTATVVASNGNTFSIAPSILAADFARLGEEVDAVLAAGADIIHFDVMDNHYVPNLTFGSMICKALRDYGISAPIDVHLMVEPVDDLIARFADAGATYISFHPEASRHLDRSLQLIHDKGCKAGLALNPGTRLELIEPVLERLDLLLLMSVNPGFGGQVFIPYVLDKIRAARGFLDERNSSALLEVDGGINLDNIGPLAQAGADTFVAGSAIFGSDDYQQVIASMRATLAQVKQ; encoded by the coding sequence ATGACGGCAACAGTGGTTGCGAGTAACGGTAATACATTTAGCATAGCACCCTCCATTCTTGCAGCCGATTTTGCGCGCCTGGGTGAAGAGGTAGATGCGGTGCTGGCTGCAGGAGCCGATATTATCCATTTCGATGTAATGGATAATCACTACGTACCCAATCTCACCTTTGGTTCGATGATTTGTAAAGCTTTGCGTGACTACGGTATTAGCGCGCCCATTGATGTTCATTTGATGGTCGAGCCGGTGGACGATTTAATTGCCCGCTTTGCTGATGCCGGGGCGACTTATATCTCGTTTCATCCAGAGGCCAGCCGTCACCTAGATCGCTCACTGCAGCTAATTCATGATAAAGGGTGTAAAGCGGGGCTAGCACTAAATCCCGGTACCCGTCTGGAGTTGATTGAACCCGTACTGGAGCGTCTGGATTTACTGTTACTGATGTCGGTTAATCCGGGATTTGGTGGCCAAGTATTTATTCCCTACGTATTGGATAAAATTCGTGCCGCGCGCGGGTTTCTGGATGAGCGAAATTCATCTGCTCTGCTGGAGGTGGACGGGGGTATTAATCTCGATAATATTGGGCCGCTTGCCCAAGCGGGAGCTGATACTTTTGTTGCGGGCTCGGCTATTTTTGGAAGCGATGATTACCAGCAAGTGATAGCGTCTATGCGTGCTACACTGGCCCAGGTTAAACAGTAA
- a CDS encoding DUF3530 family protein, translated as MLNVLPLLATTVAVIPIPVRIEFKQSIVLNMNKALNRFFITRHNHLSVFILRLICALNLLLFYSATGAQEVQEGEQLNDTETSTATGSPTPVPLSAPDTEASQQQRLREELDSQGLVTLNANGKDFLGLWQPDTSGVPIGAVLIFHAEGEHANWPNTISVIREHLARFGWATLSISLANPSPQKPPTRPQTQLPKPEESSEAQKTEGENTAQASATAEVSPIPEAKPEGPSKDIEQIIQARAQAAMDYLKNKGQYNIVFVGYGLGAARAARFLDSIGNRVATGDLDKQLRKTKSKAVISRPVRALILVNARNHIPSGNDPQEKALTDWLNDDSLPILDIYTPYHYLDAFEPGARKKAARTKQLSRYTQVKIGLLTTTDEEKENLLAKRVRGFLNKNARGVRIDGR; from the coding sequence ATGCTAAATGTATTACCGTTACTCGCAACCACTGTTGCCGTCATACCGATTCCCGTTCGTATCGAGTTTAAGCAGAGTATTGTACTGAATATGAATAAAGCACTAAACCGGTTTTTTATAACACGCCATAATCACCTCTCAGTTTTCATCCTGCGCCTTATCTGTGCGCTAAACTTGCTGCTTTTTTACTCAGCCACCGGCGCACAGGAAGTACAAGAAGGCGAACAGCTTAACGATACCGAAACCAGTACTGCCACGGGATCGCCAACGCCAGTACCTCTTTCCGCCCCAGATACGGAAGCTTCTCAGCAGCAACGACTTAGAGAAGAGTTAGATTCTCAAGGCCTGGTCACACTGAATGCCAACGGGAAAGATTTTCTTGGGCTCTGGCAACCGGACACCAGTGGTGTGCCTATCGGTGCCGTTCTTATTTTTCACGCCGAGGGCGAACACGCTAACTGGCCGAATACTATTTCAGTAATACGCGAACATCTGGCTCGTTTCGGCTGGGCTACGCTATCGATATCCCTCGCCAATCCAAGCCCACAAAAGCCACCGACCCGGCCCCAAACACAGCTACCGAAACCAGAGGAGAGCTCTGAAGCACAAAAAACGGAAGGCGAAAATACTGCGCAAGCCAGTGCAACGGCTGAGGTTTCACCAATACCCGAAGCCAAGCCAGAGGGACCTAGCAAGGATATTGAACAAATTATTCAGGCTCGCGCTCAAGCCGCTATGGACTATTTAAAAAACAAGGGACAGTACAATATTGTCTTTGTTGGCTACGGCTTGGGTGCCGCCAGGGCGGCTCGTTTTTTGGACTCGATTGGCAACAGAGTTGCCACCGGCGACCTGGATAAGCAACTACGCAAAACCAAATCCAAAGCTGTTATCTCTCGGCCCGTGCGCGCACTAATTCTCGTCAACGCCCGCAATCACATCCCAAGCGGTAACGATCCTCAAGAGAAAGCATTGACAGACTGGCTCAACGACGACAGCTTGCCTATTTTGGATATCTATACGCCCTACCACTATTTGGACGCCTTTGAACCCGGTGCACGAAAGAAAGCGGCCAGAACTAAACAGCTAAGCCGTTACACTCAAGTTAAAATCGGCCTGTTAACGACAACGGACGAAGAAAAAGAAAACCTGCTGGCAAAGCGTGTAAGAGGTTTTTTGAACAAGAATGCTCGCGGTGTGCGTATTGATGGCCGCTAA
- the murU gene encoding N-acetylmuramate alpha-1-phosphate uridylyltransferase MurU, whose product MIKQAMILAAGEGRRMQPLTLSTPKPLLQAGKKTLIEHQLDKLIAAGIESVIINVAYLGQQIMDFLGDGERYGVAIQYSLEPEPLETAGAINHALTALDNQPFLLVNSDVWCDYPLEQLTQMDVGDAHLVMIPNPAHNSSGDFGLNNGLVVKAGSNQTSCTFSGLSVFHPSVIESYPRRRPIFPLREVFHWLAPQKRLTGELYRGAWMDIGTPERLAVLREVLS is encoded by the coding sequence GTGATTAAGCAAGCCATGATCCTGGCGGCCGGTGAAGGCCGGAGAATGCAACCGCTGACACTCTCAACGCCAAAGCCGCTATTGCAGGCCGGTAAAAAAACGCTGATCGAGCATCAGCTGGATAAACTCATTGCCGCCGGTATTGAATCGGTCATTATCAATGTGGCCTACTTGGGTCAGCAAATCATGGATTTTTTGGGTGATGGCGAACGCTACGGTGTCGCTATTCAATACTCGTTGGAGCCAGAACCGCTGGAGACTGCGGGAGCGATTAACCACGCCTTGACGGCTCTGGACAATCAGCCCTTTTTATTGGTGAACAGTGATGTGTGGTGCGACTACCCTTTAGAGCAACTCACCCAAATGGATGTTGGCGATGCCCATCTGGTGATGATTCCCAATCCCGCTCACAACAGTTCAGGTGATTTTGGACTGAATAACGGTTTGGTGGTAAAGGCAGGGAGCAATCAAACAAGCTGTACGTTTAGCGGCTTAAGCGTGTTTCATCCCTCAGTCATTGAAAGTTACCCCCGGCGTCGACCAATATTTCCGCTGCGGGAGGTCTTCCATTGGCTGGCACCGCAAAAACGTTTAACAGGTGAACTCTACCGAGGGGCGTGGATGGATATCGGTACACCAGAGCGATTGGCGGTATTAAGAGAAGTACTTAGCTGA
- a CDS encoding aminoglycoside phosphotransferase family protein produces the protein MVAGETGFDLAQQEKQHTIDELARWVKQQLPASEAAVEAWQPLGGDAGFRNYFRLGEQSGLMAVWSPPKTEKNREFVAIAGYLRLQGIHTPDIRAYDPVRGFMVVEDLGEQLLLDLLTDKTVENYYQQALDVLVRLQRCPPENTIFKAYDRQELLRELNLFTEWFVPKLLGHSLDEAEEKLLAHTFDLLCDSALEQTQVIVHRDFHSRNLVYCEHSPLGVIDFQDAVQGPVTYDLVSLLRDCYIQWPAEQVEHWAQDYRARAVDAGILSAVDDETFIRWFDWMGLQRHIKVLGIFARLYLRDGKAGYLQDLPLVIHYTRSVASKYPQLKAFTDWFDQRLMPRIYQQDWMSQGD, from the coding sequence GTGGTAGCCGGAGAAACAGGCTTCGATTTAGCTCAGCAGGAAAAACAACACACTATCGATGAGTTGGCCCGTTGGGTAAAACAGCAATTGCCAGCATCCGAAGCAGCGGTTGAAGCCTGGCAGCCTCTAGGGGGCGATGCAGGCTTTCGTAACTACTTTCGTCTGGGGGAACAGTCGGGCTTGATGGCTGTGTGGTCGCCGCCGAAAACGGAAAAAAACAGAGAATTTGTTGCGATAGCGGGGTACTTAAGGCTACAGGGTATTCATACGCCAGACATTCGCGCCTATGATCCTGTGCGTGGTTTTATGGTGGTCGAAGATCTAGGCGAACAATTACTGCTCGATTTGCTGACGGACAAAACCGTTGAAAACTATTATCAGCAAGCATTGGATGTGCTGGTAAGGCTGCAGCGTTGCCCACCGGAAAATACCATCTTCAAGGCTTACGACCGGCAGGAGCTATTGCGTGAACTCAATCTATTTACAGAGTGGTTTGTGCCGAAGCTGCTCGGGCACAGTTTGGATGAGGCTGAAGAAAAGTTACTTGCACACACTTTTGATCTTCTCTGTGACAGCGCGCTGGAGCAAACACAAGTTATTGTTCACCGGGATTTTCATTCGCGCAATCTGGTTTATTGCGAGCATTCTCCGCTGGGGGTTATCGATTTTCAGGATGCGGTACAGGGGCCGGTGACGTACGACCTAGTATCGCTGTTGCGGGACTGTTATATCCAGTGGCCTGCCGAGCAGGTTGAACACTGGGCGCAGGACTACCGGGCCAGGGCTGTCGACGCGGGCATTCTGAGTGCTGTAGACGACGAAACATTTATACGTTGGTTCGATTGGATGGGGCTGCAGCGGCATATCAAAGTGCTGGGCATTTTTGCCCGGCTGTATTTGCGTGATGGTAAAGCGGGTTATTTGCAGGATTTACCTTTGGTGATTCACTACACGCGATCCGTCGCCAGCAAGTATCCTCAGCTCAAGGCGTTTACCGACTGGTTTGATCAAAGATTAATGCCACGAATTTATCAGCAGGATTGGATGAGTCAAGGTGATTAA
- a CDS encoding LPS-assembly protein LptD: MPKSSARHKQPKTSRRTRLDNGSLLLFFSPLLCVLTASPLADDTLTDKEKQQRYDFHPFQTLSPEQQQQIVPGCEGLYIDPMQSIADALGEERNNLDRFPLEIEADKTVVREGETALLEGNVVLSQGARRILADKMTYEITSDRASMEGNVVIRQQGVLLHGSAAKANGANHSASFTNAEFVLHGQHLRGGADTISQSAEKVIELENGAFTSCEPGTNTWVLEGEQISIDTQNQQGTGRHIKLRILDVPVLYLPYITFPVGGERKSGLLFPSISVSEQNGVDLALPYYFNLAPNYDATVTPRLISKRGAMLETEFRHLSPLFETTSDIAILVNDQGGRDPDLEDQINQGVISEADAKPYKGQNRWLTHLQQFGGANQRWLSEVDYTQVSDNDYFRDLGISSFSVQNTTHLNQSLMLGYELENWQLSALTQNYQILLYDVDDPYQRLPQINLNGNYQQGPWGTKLTHEYTRFDHDDDYWRNGQAIIKGQRLTTDYRFNLSKRASWGFIKPELGVQSLHYQLDEDALSSGVESSPSVATASASLDTGLIFDHAGGTFLQTLEPRIYYLYRTYDDHENLFNLTDDGQAINFDTSERTFSYSQLYRDSRFSGGDRLEDSNRMTVGVTSNWYHNDSGEEYLSVSLGQIVYFGGQKIALNESVGTQEKSEFAGELRFRLGPWGRFFASSIYDGESSHFTRGTAGVQLATPDSQSLVNLGYSYIRKGTSGSTGIDQLDVSFVSPVAKQWVTMARYNYDYSSGRELEAFAGLEYNDCCYRVRLLARRWLDSNIAALTESEDALYDQGIFFELQLKGLGSSGAKVDAILEDSIYGYRERERRLNQ, from the coding sequence ATGCCCAAGAGCTCTGCTCGCCACAAGCAACCGAAGACATCTCGGCGAACACGACTTGATAACGGCAGCCTTTTGCTGTTTTTTTCACCCTTGCTGTGCGTGCTAACCGCAAGCCCACTTGCCGACGACACCTTAACGGATAAGGAAAAGCAGCAGCGCTACGATTTCCACCCCTTCCAGACTCTCAGCCCCGAACAGCAGCAACAAATAGTGCCAGGTTGCGAAGGGCTGTATATCGACCCAATGCAGTCCATCGCGGACGCGCTCGGAGAAGAACGCAATAATCTCGACAGGTTTCCACTCGAAATAGAAGCCGATAAGACCGTCGTTCGCGAAGGGGAAACCGCTTTACTGGAAGGCAATGTGGTGCTGTCCCAAGGTGCCCGCCGCATACTTGCCGATAAAATGACATACGAAATTACGTCAGACAGAGCCAGTATGGAAGGCAATGTTGTCATTCGCCAGCAGGGAGTACTCCTCCACGGCAGTGCCGCCAAGGCCAACGGCGCCAACCACTCAGCTTCTTTTACCAATGCGGAATTTGTGCTGCACGGGCAGCACTTACGCGGTGGAGCAGACACCATCAGCCAGAGTGCAGAAAAGGTGATTGAGCTGGAAAACGGTGCATTCACCAGCTGCGAACCCGGCACCAACACCTGGGTACTGGAAGGTGAGCAGATTTCCATCGATACCCAGAACCAGCAAGGCACCGGGCGCCATATCAAACTAAGAATTCTCGATGTTCCGGTGCTTTATTTGCCCTATATTACCTTTCCTGTCGGAGGTGAGCGCAAATCAGGCCTACTGTTTCCATCAATTAGCGTTAGCGAACAGAACGGCGTTGATTTGGCCTTGCCTTACTATTTCAACCTCGCCCCCAACTATGACGCAACCGTAACACCCCGGCTTATCAGTAAGCGCGGAGCGATGCTGGAAACTGAGTTTCGCCACCTTAGCCCCTTGTTTGAGACAACCTCCGATATTGCCATTCTGGTCAATGATCAAGGCGGTAGAGATCCCGATCTGGAGGATCAGATCAATCAGGGAGTTATTAGCGAAGCCGATGCGAAACCCTACAAAGGGCAAAATCGCTGGTTGACTCATCTACAACAGTTTGGTGGTGCGAACCAGCGTTGGTTATCTGAGGTCGACTACACCCAAGTAAGCGATAACGATTACTTTCGCGATCTGGGTATTTCATCCTTTTCGGTGCAAAACACTACGCACCTAAACCAAAGCCTGATGCTGGGATACGAGCTGGAAAACTGGCAACTCAGTGCCTTGACACAGAACTACCAAATTCTTCTCTACGACGTAGATGACCCCTACCAGCGCCTACCGCAAATCAACCTCAATGGTAACTATCAGCAGGGGCCGTGGGGCACAAAGCTAACGCACGAATATACGCGTTTCGATCACGATGATGACTATTGGCGTAACGGCCAAGCCATAATTAAAGGTCAGCGCCTGACCACAGACTATCGTTTTAATCTGAGCAAACGCGCCAGCTGGGGTTTTATCAAACCTGAGCTGGGGGTTCAAAGCCTCCATTACCAGCTAGACGAAGACGCTCTTTCCAGTGGTGTTGAATCCTCACCCAGTGTCGCCACCGCCTCAGCCAGCCTTGATACAGGGCTTATTTTTGATCACGCTGGCGGCACTTTTCTGCAAACACTGGAACCGCGAATTTATTACCTTTATCGCACCTATGATGACCACGAAAATCTGTTCAACCTTACCGATGACGGCCAGGCGATCAATTTCGACACCAGCGAGCGGACATTTTCCTACTCCCAGCTCTACCGGGATTCACGCTTCAGCGGAGGCGATCGGCTGGAAGATTCTAACCGTATGACCGTTGGTGTGACCTCCAATTGGTACCACAATGACTCTGGCGAGGAATACCTGAGCGTCAGTCTGGGGCAAATTGTGTATTTTGGTGGCCAGAAGATCGCTCTTAACGAAAGTGTCGGAACCCAGGAAAAGTCAGAATTTGCCGGTGAACTGCGTTTCCGCCTCGGTCCGTGGGGGCGATTTTTTGCCAGCAGTATTTACGATGGCGAGAGCAGCCACTTTACAAGGGGCACCGCTGGCGTTCAGCTGGCAACACCCGATAGCCAATCGCTGGTAAATTTGGGCTACAGCTATATTCGCAAAGGGACTTCCGGGAGTACCGGTATCGATCAGCTCGATGTATCCTTTGTCTCACCGGTAGCAAAACAATGGGTCACGATGGCTCGCTATAACTACGATTACTCCTCCGGGCGGGAACTGGAAGCTTTCGCCGGGCTCGAATACAACGATTGCTGCTATCGTGTTCGCCTCTTGGCTCGCCGCTGGCTGGACAGTAATATAGCGGCCCTCACCGAAAGTGAAGATGCCCTCTACGATCAGGGGATATTTTTTGAATTACAACTAAAAGGGCTGGGAAGTTCCGGAGCCAAGGTAGATGCGATACTGGAAGACAGTATTTACGGCTACCGGGAACGGGAAAGACGCCTAAACCAGTAG
- a CDS encoding peptidylprolyl isomerase, protein MQISKKLLAPVLGLCFAITSTTLNAEPQMLDRIVVIVDKSVITQSELDVRVAEVTVRAQQASMRLPPRDVLQSQILDQLISETLQLNMAGRYGVEVSDEDINGAIENIKAGQGLNDQQLAEGLAQDGTTLGEFRAKIRRDMKINNVSQGVVRNRIRISEQEISNFLKSADAQFWISPDYHLGHILVSLPAAPNKTQTLAAEERVERIYQQLKNGANFEEMAIAESSGPSALKGGDLGFRKSTDLPTLFAEIVPKLQVGEVSKPARSQAGFHILKLHGKKGETKQVIAQAKVRHILVKPSAILSEEKALEKINGLREQIVSGEGEFGDLAKDHSEDIGSKMQGGDMGWTDPKQFVPEFAKKVKDAQIGEVSEAFLTQFGWHILEVQERRQEDFTKEAIRMKARQVLTSRRFEDETQVWLQEMRDEAFIEIKI, encoded by the coding sequence ATGCAAATAAGTAAAAAACTTTTAGCGCCCGTTTTGGGCTTGTGCTTCGCAATCACCTCCACAACGCTCAACGCCGAGCCGCAAATGCTTGATCGCATTGTCGTAATCGTGGACAAATCGGTTATCACCCAGTCTGAGCTGGATGTACGGGTGGCCGAGGTCACCGTACGCGCCCAACAGGCCTCCATGCGCCTGCCACCACGGGATGTGCTACAAAGCCAGATCTTGGATCAGCTGATATCTGAAACCCTGCAGCTTAATATGGCTGGGCGTTATGGTGTTGAAGTATCTGATGAAGATATCAATGGCGCCATCGAGAATATTAAAGCTGGTCAGGGCTTGAACGACCAGCAGCTGGCTGAAGGTCTCGCTCAGGACGGCACAACTCTTGGCGAGTTCAGAGCAAAAATTCGCCGCGATATGAAAATCAACAACGTATCCCAAGGCGTGGTACGCAACCGCATCCGTATTTCCGAGCAGGAAATCAGTAACTTCCTGAAGTCGGCTGATGCCCAGTTTTGGATCTCACCAGATTACCACCTGGGCCATATTCTGGTTTCTCTTCCTGCCGCACCGAATAAAACACAAACTCTGGCCGCCGAGGAACGCGTTGAGCGTATCTACCAACAGCTGAAAAACGGCGCAAATTTTGAGGAGATGGCTATTGCCGAATCTTCTGGTCCCTCAGCCCTTAAGGGCGGCGACCTGGGTTTCCGCAAATCCACTGATCTACCCACGCTCTTCGCAGAAATCGTTCCCAAACTGCAAGTGGGCGAAGTATCCAAACCTGCCCGCAGCCAGGCGGGATTCCATATCCTTAAACTGCACGGTAAAAAAGGCGAAACCAAACAGGTTATAGCCCAGGCCAAAGTACGCCATATTCTGGTCAAACCTTCCGCCATACTGTCCGAAGAAAAGGCACTGGAGAAAATCAACGGTCTGCGGGAGCAGATTGTAAGCGGCGAAGGGGAATTTGGGGATCTGGCCAAGGATCATTCGGAAGATATTGGCTCGAAAATGCAAGGTGGCGATATGGGTTGGACAGACCCTAAGCAGTTCGTCCCTGAATTTGCCAAGAAGGTGAAGGACGCTCAAATCGGCGAAGTGTCTGAAGCATTTCTTACCCAGTTTGGCTGGCATATTCTCGAAGTACAGGAGCGCCGCCAGGAAGATTTTACCAAAGAAGCCATCCGCATGAAGGCTCGCCAGGTACTCACCAGCCGCCGTTTCGAAGACGAAACACAGGTATGGCTACAGGAAATGCGCGACGAAGCCTTTATCGAAATTAAAATTTAA
- the pdxA gene encoding 4-hydroxythreonine-4-phosphate dehydrogenase PdxA — protein MRLALTPGEPAGIGPDLAITAAQSPREHQLVAIASRSLLEARAEQLGLSIKLIDFDPATAPKGTAAGELFLLDTPTEAPAVAGKLDRRNAQYVLKTLQAATDGCLTGSFAGIITGPVQKSIINDAGVSFSGHTEFFAEKSHTAKVVMMLATTGLRVALATTHLPLKDVSAAISKESLTEVLRILLHDLKTKFGLSTPRILVCGLNPHAGEGGHLGMEEIEVIEPVLAEFRAQGANLVGPMPADTLFNPYHLEQADAVLAMYHDQGLPVLKYKGFGNAVNITLGLPFIRTSVDHGTALDLAGTGKANPGSLEVAIKEAIALAKNAKAAESHQ, from the coding sequence CTGCGCCTAGCACTCACCCCCGGGGAACCGGCGGGCATTGGCCCCGATTTAGCCATAACCGCAGCGCAGAGCCCTCGAGAGCATCAGCTGGTAGCCATTGCCAGTCGCTCACTGCTGGAGGCCCGCGCCGAACAATTGGGGCTCTCGATCAAGCTCATCGATTTCGATCCGGCAACGGCGCCGAAAGGCACCGCTGCTGGAGAGCTGTTTCTGTTAGACACTCCCACTGAAGCCCCCGCTGTTGCCGGTAAGCTCGACCGCCGCAACGCCCAGTACGTACTCAAAACACTACAGGCGGCAACCGATGGCTGTCTTACTGGCAGCTTTGCTGGCATCATTACCGGCCCCGTACAAAAAAGCATTATCAATGATGCCGGTGTCAGTTTTTCGGGTCACACCGAATTTTTCGCTGAAAAAAGTCATACTGCCAAAGTCGTTATGATGCTGGCAACAACCGGATTAAGAGTCGCGTTAGCAACCACTCACTTACCGCTTAAAGATGTATCTGCCGCCATTAGTAAGGAGTCACTGACTGAAGTACTCCGCATTTTGCTGCACGACTTAAAAACCAAATTTGGCCTGTCTACACCGCGCATTCTGGTCTGCGGCCTCAATCCTCACGCCGGAGAAGGTGGTCATTTGGGAATGGAAGAAATTGAAGTAATCGAACCCGTACTGGCGGAGTTTCGTGCACAGGGCGCAAACTTGGTTGGACCTATGCCCGCCGACACACTGTTTAACCCCTACCATCTTGAGCAGGCCGATGCAGTGCTGGCCATGTACCATGACCAGGGCTTACCGGTGCTCAAGTATAAGGGCTTTGGCAATGCGGTAAATATCACCCTAGGCCTTCCGTTTATCCGCACCTCTGTTGATCACGGCACAGCACTGGATCTTGCAGGTACCGGCAAAGCCAACCCTGGCAGCCTGGAAGTCGCTATTAAAGAAGCTATTGCCCTAGCCAAAAATGCTAAAGCGGCGGAATCACACCAATGA
- the rsmA gene encoding 16S rRNA (adenine(1518)-N(6)/adenine(1519)-N(6))-dimethyltransferase RsmA, which produces MSKHPMDHRARKRFGQNFLVDERLISRIVRSIAPRAEDNLVEIGPGKGAITELLLEHCETLNVIELDRDLIPLLLAQFAKYRDFKIHQTDALKFDFSTLAREGAPLRIVGNLPYNISTPLIFHLLSYQRKVKDMHFMLQKEVVERLAASPGEKNYGRLSIMAQYYCAVENLFEVPPESFLPAPKVDSAIVRLTPHSEPPCPVHHIEKLELLVRTAFSQRRKTLRNSLKSLDVDFSADEFTIDLSKRAENLSLADYTTLCNQVWPL; this is translated from the coding sequence ATGAGTAAACATCCCATGGACCACCGCGCCCGCAAGCGCTTCGGCCAGAATTTTTTAGTCGACGAACGCCTTATCAGCCGTATTGTGCGCAGTATTGCCCCCAGGGCAGAGGATAACCTGGTAGAGATTGGCCCTGGGAAGGGAGCCATTACCGAACTGCTGCTGGAGCATTGTGAAACGCTCAATGTTATTGAGCTCGATCGCGATTTAATTCCTCTACTGCTAGCCCAGTTCGCCAAATACCGGGATTTCAAAATCCACCAGACCGACGCGTTAAAGTTCGATTTTTCCACCCTGGCTCGCGAAGGAGCCCCACTGCGCATCGTCGGAAACCTGCCCTACAACATCTCCACCCCGTTGATCTTTCATCTGCTCAGCTACCAGAGGAAAGTAAAAGATATGCACTTTATGCTGCAAAAAGAGGTGGTAGAGCGACTGGCAGCGTCTCCCGGCGAGAAAAACTATGGGCGATTAAGCATTATGGCCCAGTACTATTGTGCGGTGGAAAACCTGTTTGAAGTACCGCCCGAATCTTTCCTGCCTGCGCCCAAGGTGGATTCCGCGATTGTGCGCTTAACACCCCACAGCGAGCCGCCCTGCCCTGTCCATCATATTGAAAAGCTGGAATTATTGGTGAGAACGGCATTTTCTCAGCGGCGCAAAACCCTACGTAATTCGCTGAAAAGTCTAGACGTCGACTTTTCAGCCGATGAATTTACTATTGACCTATCCAAGCGCGCAGAAAATCTCAGCCTGGCCGATTACACCACCCTGTGTAATCAGGTATGGCCCCTGTAA